A stretch of the Agelaius phoeniceus isolate bAgePho1 chromosome 1, bAgePho1.hap1, whole genome shotgun sequence genome encodes the following:
- the TMEM170B gene encoding transmembrane protein 170B yields the protein MKVEAGDNSMINLSVQQVLSLWAHGTVLRSLTEMWYWVFLWALFSSLFVHGAVGVLMFVMLQRHRQGRLISVIVVSIGFLGSVTGAMITSAAVAGIYRVAGKNMAPLEALVFGVGQTVLTLIISFSRILATL from the exons ATGAAGGTGGAAGCGGGGGACAACTCCATGATCAACCTGTCGGTGCAGCAAGTGCTGAGCCTGTGGGCTCACGGCACCGTCCTCCGCAGCCTCACGG AGATGTGGTACTGGGTTTTCCTCTGGgctctcttctcctctctctttgTCCATGGTGCTGTGGGAGTATTAATGTTTGTGATGCTGCAGAGGCATAGGCAGGGGAGGCTGATATCTGTCATTGTGGTCAGCATTGGATTTCTGGGTTCTGTAACTGGAGCAATGATAACCA GTGCTGCAGTAGCTGGAATCTACAGAGTAGCAGGAAAGAATATGGCTCCCCTAGAAGCTCTTGTCTTTGGCGTTGGACAGACAGTACTGACTTTAATTATCTCATTTTCAAGAATTCTTGCAACGCTTTGA